The segment TGCTGTGACATCATTTTCATTTGGCAGATCGACTTCTTTCCCGCCATAACCGAGGCGGCTGAGAATTGCTGTTGTAAAAATTGCCAAATCTCCTGGACGACGGGATGTAATTAAATTGCCATCGACAACAAGCGGCTCATCAATATAGTTAGCACCAGCGTTAATCATATCCTTGCGAATCGATATAAAGCCGGTGGCGTTTTTGCCTTTGAGCAGATCGCCTTCAATCAAAACTTGTGGCCCGTGGCAAACAGCAGCAATCAGTTTTCCTCGATTCATTGCATCCTGCACGAATTTCACCGTATTGGGGTTGGTACGCATCGTGTCAGGAGCCAAACCGCCAGGAATAACGACTGCATCGAATTCTTCAGGACGTGCTTCCGTGGTTGTTGCATCGGGTTGCATGGAAAGTTTGCCCTGTTTGCCCACATAGGTGCTGTTCATGCGGGAGCCAAGTACAACTACATCGAATCCCGCCATTTGTAGGGCTTTGTAAGGCACTTGAAATTCCGCATCTTCAACGCCTGTTTCTATTAAAATTGCAACTCGTTTATTGCTACCGTGATTATTGTGATGTGTCATGCAATTTCCTCAAATTATTTGAAATTTCAAACTTGTGATGGCAAATTGAAGTTTTTTCCAATCTGCCATTGTTCTACATACCTGTCCCTGAGATTACCTCTGATGTTGGGCTTGGGGCTGGCAGTAAATCGCTGTAATCGTCAGAAAAATTAGCGCGAAGATCGGCAAATTCACCGGGCGTAATTGCTGAGTTTAACACCGAGAAAACAGCGTGGGCGTGAGTCGCTGCTGTAACCGGGTCTACACATTCTTTTTCGCTGACGCGCTGATAGAATTCTTGCAGAGACAAGTGCTGACCGTTCTCTCCCTCTCTACCTTGCAAAAACTGTTTAAACTCAGATGGCAGTTGTGAAGCTAAATCTTTTGCTTCATCGCCTACGATGCGATCGCGGATCGTTTCTAGGGTGGCGCGAATAGCACGCTCTGCCTCTTCACGCGAACCGACCTGAGCTATACTTTGAACGTGTTTAATGAACTCGTCGCGGTTCATGGCATCCTCAGAAATGAATGTCTGCGCTTAACAACACCTGTTAGATGTCGTTCGATCTCTTCTCCAGGTTAGGCATGACAGGACTGCAATCTCGTCGTTCCAAAGTGATAAAAAAATTTCGCTCTAAAGTGATAGATCGGTTTTTCTTATCGTATTTAAACTGGAGAAACAGAAAGAGTTATTAATGTAACGGTACTTACGCAGGCAGTTGAAAAAATCATTATATGTAGTAGGGTCAATTCATGAATTGACCCTACATTTAGACACTTTGCGTAATTCCTATATAACTAACTCAGCAGATAAAAAAGCTGCCACAAATACAGCCGCTCGGCCTTCTTTGCAGGCTCAGCCGCAGGAGAATATAACCGTGGATACAGATATTCCCAAGGTGCCAGGATGTTTTGGCGCTTACATTTTCATGCAGGTGTTGAGGCTGTATACTTCCACCAGTCCAAAATTATCTGGGGGTGATGTGGATGCTGCTTGGGAACAAGCCGACTCAACAGGTGAGGAAGCTGTTGGTGGAACTGCTGCTACTCCCGATCAGAATATTGTCGATCAATTGGGGGCAGCTGTGGGATTAGAGATAGATGATATGGCTTTTCTGCATACAGTAGAAATTATAGAGGAGCGTGACGATCGCCGTTGGGAATTAGATCCAACTTCTTCGGAAGATTATCAGGAGCGGCATTCGATTTGAGATTTGAGATTTGAGATTTTTTGCGGCTTCCTTGTTCATTCAAAAGAGATAGATCGGTTTCGCTCTAAAGCAAGACATCGATTTTGTTGCCAGAAATTATGCTGGAAAAGCAGATGGAGTGATTCTTATGGCTGACAAAGCAGATAAAAAAGTACTGGATATAAACGACGAACCGATGGTTTTAGATCTGCCGCAGGAAATTACGGAATCCTACGGAACGGGTGTGAAGACAGAACCGGGATACAACATCGGTACGCGAAGATTGCGCGATGAAGAGAAGCTGTATACATCGACTAGCCCGCAACTGAGTGGGGGTGATGTGGATGCGGCTTGGGAACAAGCGAGTATGGTTGGTGAGGAGGCGGTTGGTGGAACGGTTGCTACTCCCGATCGAGATATTGTTGATGAGTTGGGAGCTGCTGTAGGGCTGGAGATGGACGACAGGGCTTTTCTGCGGACTACAGAAATTTTAGATGAGCGCGACGATCGACGCTGGGAGTTAGATCCTTCTTCTTCTGAAGATTATCAGGAACGCAGGGAATAAAAAAAGTAGAAAACTAAGAGTAAGAAGGCAAAAGAAAAGGTGTAATTTCTTTTTTTACTTTTGCCTTTTAAGTTTTGTTTTCTAAAGGCGATCGATATATTTTTTGAGATCAATTCATCGGAGGAGTTTTTCTCAGTATGGCGATCGCGCAGATACCCATCCGGGAGGCACTGGTTAACTTGGGCCTTTTCTTGTCGATTTTACCCCTACTCCTAAAGTATCGTTGGTAGGTTTTGGGATCGGTGTTATTACGGAAAATCGCACCAGCTTAAAGCACCCGAACGCTAGACAGGTTAATATAATTTCCTGCAATGTAGAACTTGTTTGGGTGGAAAGGGAAACAGAGGCGGAGAGCGGGGTAAAAATGAAGCTGGGCTTCAGTTTTGCGATCGCGCTCCGGGCATAATATGCGGGTGCAGGAGAGATTGGTATAACTTATAGTGTCACTTTTTCATGACTTTTGGCGTGGTGACTTAGCTGCGTCTAGTATATAGTAAAACTACGCACATTAACATTCATTAAAAACCGTCATCATCAAAAAAGCAATCTGTTAGTTATGGCTCAAATCCTCGATTCTCTTCCTTCCGATAGCTCCGATCGCATTTTCTGCTGCTATATAAATAGTAGCAGTCAGATCCAAATTGCGCGGATCTCAAATATTCCTAATTGGTATTTTGAGCGGGTTGTTTTTCCAGGGCAACGCCTCTTATTTGAAGCGCCTCCAGATGCTCAGTTAGAAATCCATACAGGCAAGCTCACCAGTGCAATTTTATCAGATAAAATTCCCTGTACGCAGCTGCAAATAAAAGAATTTGCAAGTGAAGCAGTTTAACAAGTAAAAATTAAAAAAGGTAAAAGAAACCCCTTATATTAAATTTGTTTTAAAACTAATGGTTTTTTCTCTTTTACCTTTTGTTAGTTTGGCAAATCAATCAGCAGAATTTCGTTCCTGAAATTCCAGACATAGGTGGCGAAAATCGTCGCCTCGTTGCTCGAAGTTCTGGTACTGATCGAAGCTGGCGCAGGCGGGTGAAAGCAGGACAACTTTGGCTTGATGTTGTTTGGCTAATTCAGCGGCTCTGGGTACGGCGCGTGCCATAGTTTCCACGATTTGATAATGGGAATAACCAATTTCTTCGAGTCGTTTGGCGAAGGCAGGTGCTGCATCACCGATGAGTAAAACTGCGGCGGCTTTTGCTTGAATTTTGTTCATCCAACCTGTATCGTCACCTGCTTTGGCTTCGCCACCAGCGATGAGGATAGCGGGAGCATTTACTGAGTTTAATCCAACTTCAGCAGCGTCATAGTTGGTGGCTTTGCTGTCGTTAATAAAATCAATTCCTTGCCAAGTGCAGATGTGTTCGAGGCGATGGGGAACGCCGGGAAAGTTGGCGATTGCTTGCGCGATCGCATTTTTTTCAATTCCTGCTAATCTCGCAGCCGCAACTGCCATTAATAGGTTTTGCAGATTGTGTTCTCCTACCATTTTTAATGATGAGGTTTCCACTATGCGATCGCCGCGATCGACCACCCAACCATCTTCAATATAAAAACCGCGATCGGCAATTAATTCCGCTTTACCTTTCACACTTGTCCAGTAAGCATTGGCAAAGCGATCGGGTGCATTTTCTCTCAGATACGGATCGTCACCGTTGAATACTTGGAACTGCGATTGATTTAGTAACTTCGCCTTAATATTGAAGTAATTTTCTAAGGTTTTGTGACGACTGAGGTGATCCGGCGTGAAAGTAGTCCAAACGCCAATACGCGGCGCAAGCAAGCGCGATGATTCAATTTGATAGCTGCTAATTTCGGCAATTACCCAATCTGGCGGCGTCTCCGATAGCGCTAATTCGCAAGCAGCATAGCCGATATTACCGCAAGCGGGAGCATTAAATCCAGCCGCTTGAAAGATTGCAGCAATTAAAGCTGTAGTTGTCGTTTTACCGTTTGTACCAGTAATACCAACCCAAGGACAAGTTTGCAAACGACGCCACGCTAGTTCAATTTCGCCAATTGTTTCTATGCCTAATTCTCTGGCGCGAAGTAAGGCGGGAATATCCCAAGGTACGCCGGGACTGACAACAATTAGCTGGGGTAAATCTTCGCCTTCCGGCGTAAAAGAATAACCAAGTTTGACGGTAATTCCATTGTCGGTAAGTTGTTGTTGCTGTTGTTGGAATATTTCGGAGGTGTGGCGCGAAGCCAAGCTTTCCGCGCTGGCAGAATCGCTTAGCGTCACATCCCAACCTTCCCGTTTCAACAGTCTTGCAGCTGCAATTCCCGATCTCCCCAAACCAATGATGTGCGCGTTAGGCATAGTTTAGTGTGTTAACTTTTACCTGATTTTGCCATCTTTATCGTACTCGATCGGGATAAAAAGGTAAAATTTTAAATCTGTTTTTGTCGGTTTTAAAGAATGCGTCTTTCTAAATCGGCAATTCTTTCCTCCAAGCGTGCGATTCCTCTACAGAAAAGGCGGATCGTTTGCAGCAAGCTTATCGCGTAGACGATCGACAAACTTATGAGCGCAAAAACCATTCCTAATGGATTGCCGAATCCCGTACTCGTTATACAGGATATTATCATCACGAACAATACCAATATTAATGATATGGCAGAACTCCAATACGATCGCGCCGATTGTTGTGCCGAGTTGCGGATTAGTTCTAATTCCTTCATTCCCTTTGTCCTCACTTAAAAGGTATGTGCGGAGAGAAATCGGGTTTCTGATTTCTAAACCGAAGAAACCCGGTTTATTTAAGCTTATTAGCTTTAACTTTTCACGATCGGGCCGAAATCTGCCAGCACTCGCGCATGATTTCGCAGCAATCCCAACAGATTCAAACGATTGCGCCTGACTTCCAAATTTTCATCCATTACTAACACACTTTCTGGGCCATCAAAAAATGTGCTGACTTTGGGGGTAATTTCGCTTAACGCATCTACCAACTGTTGATAATTGCGCTGTTCTTGCGATGCTTTAGTTTGGGGAACAAGTTGGACGATCGCATCATAAAATGCTTGTTCTGATGCTTTCTCAAATAAGTTCGATCGCACAACCTCGGTGGGTTCCAATTGTTGCTTATCCAAATCTCCTTGTGCGGCGAGACGAGTAGAACGGTTGACAGTTTCGTAGATTTCCAAAAGTTTGCCGTTGTTGCGGATTTCTTGTAGGAAAATAGCGCGATTTCGCACATCCAATAAATCTTTTAAGGCGCGTTCCGTATATTCAGGATCGTTTTCTCCCAAAACGGCATTTACTAAGTCGTAATCTATGGTGCGATCGTCTTGCAGTAAAGTTCGTATCCGTTGCAGGAAAAACTCCTGTAATTGTGGCAATAATTCGCCCGATTTTGTTTTGGGATAAGCTGCAACAAAATCAGCGACAATTTGTTCTAGTAACTCCTGCAAATTCAGCGGTAATTCTGCCGTCCAAGTGATATTCACTACCGCATTAGCTGCACGACGCAAGGCGAAAGGATCTGCCGAACCTGTGGGCAACATTCCCAACCCGAAAATGCTCACCAAGGTATCGAGTCTATCTGCCAAACCGACAACTTGACCTGTAATAGTTTCCGGTAATTTATCGCCTGCACCTCGCGGCAAATAATGTTCAAAAATCGCCGTTGCTACAGCTTCGGTTTCCCCGCTAGCGGCTGCATATTTTTGCCCCATGACACCTTGCAATTCCGGGAATTCGCCTACCATTTGGGTAACGAGGTCAGCTTTGCACAGGAAGGCGGCGCGTTGGATATTTTTGCTATTTTCTGCATTTAATTGCAGTTGTTCTGCAATTTTTCCGGCTATTTTGACGATGCGATCGACTTTGGCCTGCATCGTTCCCAATTCATCTTGAAATGTGACTTTTTCCAGTTGGGGAACGTAACTTTCTAATGGTTTAGCCAAATCGGATTTGTAGAAATATTGGCCGTCGGCTAACCGCGCCCGCACTACCCGCCCGTTACCTGCGGCGATCAGATCTGATTTCGCAGGATCGCCGTTAGAAATGGTAATAAAATTGGGCAATAATTCTTTTGCTTCTGCTGTTTTGAATAGGGGGAAATAGCGCTGGTGAGTTACCATCACCGTGGTAGTTACTTCCGGCGGTAAACTCAAAAAATCATCATCAAATTTCCCCATCACAGCAGTAGGCCATTCTACCAAGTTGGTGACTTCTGCTAATAAATCCGGATAGATTTCTGCATAGCCGCTTTGGATTTTGGCAACTGCTTCAACTTGCTCTTTAATTCTGACTTTTCTCAGTTCCGCATCGACTTCTACGAAACCGGAACGGAGAGTAGATACATAATCTGTAGCGCTCTTAATTGTAACTGGTTCGGGATGTAAAACCCGATGGGTGTGGGAGATGCGATCGCTCTTAATTATCTCCGATCCATTCTCAATTTCCACTGGCAACACCGCATCATCTAATAATGTCACCAACCAAACTATAGGACGGGAAAACTTAACATCTCCATCCCCCCAGCGCATAAAACGCTTACCTTCCAACTTAAAAATCCACTGGGGAATCAATTCCTTCAAAATATCAGCCGTAGCGCGTCCGGGAATGCTTTGTTTGACAAACACAAAATCGCCCTTATCCGTCGGGCGCACTTCCAACGCCGACAAAGCGACACCCTGCTTGCGGGCAAAACCTTCCGCCGCCTTGGTCGGTTGTCCATCCTTGAACGCCGCCGATGCGGGTGGGCCTTTGATTTCTTCGACGCGATCGGGTTGCTGTGCTGGCAAACCTTCAATCAGCACAGCCAAACGGCGGGGAGTTCCATATACATTAATTGCCTCACTTGTCAAGTATTGTTCCGAAAGGCTTTTGGGAATAAGACTTTGCCATTGTTGGATGGCGCTACCCACAAAGCTGGCAGGGAGTTCTTCTGTACCGACTTCTAATAAAAAGGATGGCATAACCGAGGATTGAGTTGTCTAGCTAGAACAGTTTATCGCGATTTGACGGTTCTAGGGTTATGATGTGGTAGGGGATGGCGCGTCAACTTGGCTGTGCTGCAACTGAGTTTCAGATTTTACACGGTATATTGCTTCGTAACGAAAAACATTCAGAACTGAACACTCAGCAACAAAGGCAATGCTGGGATGCAGGTACTCAAAAGCGAAAATCACTAGATCTCGATAACCTCGATCGTTTTCGCATATCCAAACTGTCGTCAACTTTTTACCAAGTAAAGACTGACACCAAGATGGTGTATTTTCCGCAGAATGCGTGCTAGCGGTTTCCTGAATTATTTCTATTTCATCAGTATCGGCAATTGGTAGCAAGGTAACTGTAGTATCTTGAAAGAATAATTGGATTTTATCAAGGCAGAGTTCATTGCTAGAAAATTCTTTATCTTCTAGTATTGATACTGCTGTTAGAATTTGTCCGATCGGAAATTCATCTGTTGCCATATATTATGTTTCAGTTTCTTTCGGTAAAATCGCAACTCGAAAACCCAGCTTATCCATCAATTCAATAAAAGTATAAATTTCAGCAGCATTACTTTCTGTTAGTATTTTATCGAGTTTTTCATGCAACTGTTTCGCTGAATCTGAAAGGCGATCGCTTTTTGCACAAGCCTCAATTACCTTTCTAACCGCGTTTCGCAGTAGTTCCGGTTCGGGGTCTTTTTCTTCTAAAATAGCTTCAATGTAGCCAGCAGCGTGTTCTGGATCTTTCAGACATTCAATTAAAAACTCCCGGTAGCTATCGCTAGTTGGCATTTTCACGCTTTTCATACTCTTCCCAATACTCCTTAGCTTTGTTGATATCTTCTTCTTGGGTGCTTTTATCTCCCCCGCAAAGGAGAAGTACAATTGTCGATCCTATTTGTCCAAAGTAGATCCGATAGCCTGGGCTATAGTTGATTCTCAATTCATAAACGCCTTCACCAACAGAACGACAGTCACCTAAATTGCCTAGTTCAACTCGTTCAAGCCTTGCGTCTATTTTATATTGAGTTTTGCGATCGCGCAGCGAATAGTACCACTCTAAGAAAGGTATTCTGCCATCTGGCGTAATGTAACGTCGAATTTCCCTTGGTGTTGCTTCCATGATTTCATTTTATACCTATTATAAAACCCTTGTTCTGTTGTAAGATGCGTCAGACTTCGGTGATAAATCGATGCTGGAAAATCTGAACTTCTGACGCACTCTACTACCTGATAGCAGAATTTAAACACACACCTGCCAAATTTTAATTGTATTATCAAAACTGCCACTGGCGAGAATTCGACCGTCAGGAGTGAAAGCAACAGAATTAACTGCACCAGAATGACCAGTGAGAGTACCAATATTTTTTATAGGGTCTTCTATACTCCATAGTTTGATTGTTTTATCTGCACTACCACTAGCAATAATTTTTCCATCAGGACTGAAAGCAACAGTATCAACTGAGGCAGAATGCTGTCCAGGTATTTCCCAAATACATTCTTTAGTGCTTATATCCCACAGTCTGATTGTTTTGTCTTCGCTGCCACTAGCAATGGTTTTTCCGTTATGATTGAAAGCAACAGAACGAACGCTTCCTGAATGTCCAGAAAGATTAGAACTAATCCCTAATCGACTGAGGAATGTTCCAAAAAATCCTTGTTTCCAAATCTTAATTTTTGTGTTCTGATTGCCACCAGCTATGCTCTTACCATCAGGACTTAAAGCAATAGTATTTATCCCTTCTGCACCAGATAAAAAATCCACATATTTACCCGTATTCGTATTCCAAGTTTTGATCTGACCATCAGCTTTACAAAGGCTAGCAATAAACTGTCCGTCAAAATTAAAGGCTACAGAATTTACACGTCCTAAATGCTTATATATTGTCCAATTACCAATGGTGCGAAGAAGTTGACCATTTGTAAAGTTCCAAACCCTAATTTTGCCATCCTCACAACCAGCAGCAAGAGTCTGCCTATCGGGACTAATCGCCACTGATAAAACTGCACCCGATTTCTTATCAGACAGAGTGCGAAGCAGTTGACCGCTATCGATATTCCAAATTTTGATAGTACCATCAAAACTAGCACTCGCAAGAGTTTGTCCATCAGCACTGATAGCAATAGATGTAACCCAATTTGAATGTCCAGTTAAAGTTCGCAAACACCTGTAATTCTGAGTTTGAAATGTTGATGAAGACGTTTGATTGCGCTTGGACACAACCGTATTAGGATTCAGCGCGTAGAGTACCTCATCAGCTGATTGATAACGTCGCTTCGGGGCAAGTTCCAACATTTTATCTAGGATTTGACCGAGCGAATCACTAACTGGACTATTTAACTTCTCTCGCCACATCCAAACACCTTCATCAACATCAAATAATTGAAAAGGATCGCTTCCAGTTAGCAGACAAATACAGGTAACTCCCAAACTATAAATATCGCTACCAAAACCTACTTTACCCGCATTTTGTTCGGGCGCAACATAACCCGGAGTGCCAATCACCGTGCCCGTTTTTTGCAAAGCAGTTCCAGTTGCGAACTTAGCCGCACCAAAATCAACTAAAACCAACTGACCGTTGTTAGTGCGGCGAATAATATTTTCCGGTTTGATATCTCGATGAATTACTTGGCGTTCGTGAATAAACTTAAAAGCTGGCAGTAAACTATTTAAAAGTAGCCAAATTTTTTGTTCGCTAAACGCTCCTTGCTGTGCCAACTCTTTCGACAAATCCTGACCTTCAATAAACTGTTGCAATAAATATAAATATTTGTCTTCTTCAAAGTAGGCTAACAGAGTCGGAATTTGCGGATGTTCTCCCAGTTCTTGCAGTCGCTTTGCCTCTTCTTGGAATAATTCGATCGCCTTTTGCAGTGCGCCAGTTCCTTGCAGTTGCGGTGCAAATTGCTTAACGATACAGCGTTCTTTTAATTTATCTACATCTTCAGCTAAATAGGTGCGTCCAAATCCTCCCCTACCAATTGGTTGGATAACACGATAGCGGTTTCTCAGCAGAAGCACCAGTTTTGAGCCACAACTTTGGCAAAACTTTGTCCCATCAGGATTCAAAGGTTTCTGGCAATCGGGGTTGAGGCAGCAGATCATAATCCGTCATCTCTCTGTGGTTACATTCTATGATATGTGGCGATTTTCAATTGCGTGAATCTTAACCCGGTTTCTTTGTATCTTACGCGGCTGCAAGCACCTGTATTTGGTATTCATCCCTCGCCTCGCCGCAGAGGGGGGTAGGGGGGAGAGGTCAAGCACTTCAAGGAAAAATCTTGTAAATCTCTTTTCGGTGAGCAATTCTTTCGCAAATTAATGTATTTGTCTCTTGCTCAACCGTAATACCAATTCTATAGTTACCTACGCGAATCTTATATTTATCGTTATAACCTTTCAGCTTTTGCAGATATCCTAACTCAAAAGGATTCTCTGATTCCAATTCTTGAAACACAATAGGTTCGACCCGGTTTTGGATATCTGCTGGCAAAGCAGCAAGTTCTTTCAAGAATCTCCTAGTGTATTCAACTTTCCACATGATGCTGTTTCAAAGATTGATAATACTTTAAAGCTTCTGGCTTGGAAAGCCGTTCTTTATTCTCAGATTCTTCCATTAACTTTGCCAAACCGTAATCTTCGATAATTTCCTCAATCTTTTCAAATTCAGCAATGGGAATTAGGACGGCGATCGGTTGCTGATTTTCATCTAAAACAATGTTTTTATGAATTTCTAGCATTGTTGGTAATTCGCAATTGTTTAATTTTATTAT is part of the Aerosakkonema funiforme FACHB-1375 genome and harbors:
- a CDS encoding type II toxin-antitoxin system RelE/ParE family toxin, whose product is MEATPREIRRYITPDGRIPFLEWYYSLRDRKTQYKIDARLERVELGNLGDCRSVGEGVYELRINYSPGYRIYFGQIGSTIVLLLCGGDKSTQEEDINKAKEYWEEYEKRENAN
- a CDS encoding DUF2267 domain-containing protein, coding for MNRDEFIKHVQSIAQVGSREEAERAIRATLETIRDRIVGDEAKDLASQLPSEFKQFLQGREGENGQHLSLQEFYQRVSEKECVDPVTAATHAHAVFSVLNSAITPGEFADLRANFSDDYSDLLPAPSPTSEVISGTGM
- a CDS encoding DUF6335 family protein; its protein translation is MPKVPGCFGAYIFMQVLRLYTSTSPKLSGGDVDAAWEQADSTGEEAVGGTAATPDQNIVDQLGAAVGLEIDDMAFLHTVEIIEERDDRRWELDPTSSEDYQERHSI
- a CDS encoding helix-turn-helix domain-containing transcriptional regulator, giving the protein MPTSDSYREFLIECLKDPEHAAGYIEAILEEKDPEPELLRNAVRKVIEACAKSDRLSDSAKQLHEKLDKILTESNAAEIYTFIELMDKLGFRVAILPKETET
- a CDS encoding type II toxin-antitoxin system RelE family toxin is translated as MWKVEYTRRFLKELAALPADIQNRVEPIVFQELESENPFELGYLQKLKGYNDKYKIRVGNYRIGITVEQETNTLICERIAHRKEIYKIFP
- the murD gene encoding UDP-N-acetylmuramoyl-L-alanine--D-glutamate ligase, with protein sequence MPNAHIIGLGRSGIAAARLLKREGWDVTLSDSASAESLASRHTSEIFQQQQQQLTDNGITVKLGYSFTPEGEDLPQLIVVSPGVPWDIPALLRARELGIETIGEIELAWRRLQTCPWVGITGTNGKTTTTALIAAIFQAAGFNAPACGNIGYAACELALSETPPDWVIAEISSYQIESSRLLAPRIGVWTTFTPDHLSRHKTLENYFNIKAKLLNQSQFQVFNGDDPYLRENAPDRFANAYWTSVKGKAELIADRGFYIEDGWVVDRGDRIVETSSLKMVGEHNLQNLLMAVAAARLAGIEKNAIAQAIANFPGVPHRLEHICTWQGIDFINDSKATNYDAAEVGLNSVNAPAILIAGGEAKAGDDTGWMNKIQAKAAAVLLIGDAAPAFAKRLEEIGYSHYQIVETMARAVPRAAELAKQHQAKVVLLSPACASFDQYQNFEQRGDDFRHLCLEFQERNSAD
- a CDS encoding DJ-1/PfpI/YhbO family deglycase/protease, with amino-acid sequence MTHHNNHGSNKRVAILIETGVEDAEFQVPYKALQMAGFDVVVLGSRMNSTYVGKQGKLSMQPDATTTEARPEEFDAVVIPGGLAPDTMRTNPNTVKFVQDAMNRGKLIAAVCHGPQVLIEGDLLKGKNATGFISIRKDMINAGANYIDEPLVVDGNLITSRRPGDLAIFTTAILSRLGYGGKEVDLPNENDVTAEWWKIANAWGGSTKGDIVKALNTALAGERYSSEAFQQYVEKSSDREIKALLEDTIANKKQHIQMLEERLNTLGEKPSIPAQAADTYAKLKTSLQGSDEMAMLRRALGDIQTAVVDTFQLRNQLTDPVTTEIFSQIEIDHAKYEQHFAQLYRNRLGSEIAKPAKPTTAPAVGV
- a CDS encoding DUF6335 family protein; amino-acid sequence: MADKADKKVLDINDEPMVLDLPQEITESYGTGVKTEPGYNIGTRRLRDEEKLYTSTSPQLSGGDVDAAWEQASMVGEEAVGGTVATPDRDIVDELGAAVGLEMDDRAFLRTTEILDERDDRRWELDPSSSEDYQERRE
- a CDS encoding serine/threonine-protein kinase; the protein is MICCLNPDCQKPLNPDGTKFCQSCGSKLVLLLRNRYRVIQPIGRGGFGRTYLAEDVDKLKERCIVKQFAPQLQGTGALQKAIELFQEEAKRLQELGEHPQIPTLLAYFEEDKYLYLLQQFIEGQDLSKELAQQGAFSEQKIWLLLNSLLPAFKFIHERQVIHRDIKPENIIRRTNNGQLVLVDFGAAKFATGTALQKTGTVIGTPGYVAPEQNAGKVGFGSDIYSLGVTCICLLTGSDPFQLFDVDEGVWMWREKLNSPVSDSLGQILDKMLELAPKRRYQSADEVLYALNPNTVVSKRNQTSSSTFQTQNYRCLRTLTGHSNWVTSIAISADGQTLASASFDGTIKIWNIDSGQLLRTLSDKKSGAVLSVAISPDRQTLAAGCEDGKIRVWNFTNGQLLRTIGNWTIYKHLGRVNSVAFNFDGQFIASLCKADGQIKTWNTNTGKYVDFLSGAEGINTIALSPDGKSIAGGNQNTKIKIWKQGFFGTFLSRLGISSNLSGHSGSVRSVAFNHNGKTIASGSEDKTIRLWDISTKECIWEIPGQHSASVDTVAFSPDGKIIASGSADKTIKLWSIEDPIKNIGTLTGHSGAVNSVAFTPDGRILASGSFDNTIKIWQVCV
- a CDS encoding DUF6334 family protein encodes the protein MATDEFPIGQILTAVSILEDKEFSSNELCLDKIQLFFQDTTVTLLPIADTDEIEIIQETASTHSAENTPSWCQSLLGKKLTTVWICENDRGYRDLVIFAFEYLHPSIAFVAECSVLNVFRYEAIYRVKSETQLQHSQVDAPSPTTS
- the glyS gene encoding glycine--tRNA ligase subunit beta; translated protein: MPSFLLEVGTEELPASFVGSAIQQWQSLIPKSLSEQYLTSEAINVYGTPRRLAVLIEGLPAQQPDRVEEIKGPPASAAFKDGQPTKAAEGFARKQGVALSALEVRPTDKGDFVFVKQSIPGRATADILKELIPQWIFKLEGKRFMRWGDGDVKFSRPIVWLVTLLDDAVLPVEIENGSEIIKSDRISHTHRVLHPEPVTIKSATDYVSTLRSGFVEVDAELRKVRIKEQVEAVAKIQSGYAEIYPDLLAEVTNLVEWPTAVMGKFDDDFLSLPPEVTTTVMVTHQRYFPLFKTAEAKELLPNFITISNGDPAKSDLIAAGNGRVVRARLADGQYFYKSDLAKPLESYVPQLEKVTFQDELGTMQAKVDRIVKIAGKIAEQLQLNAENSKNIQRAAFLCKADLVTQMVGEFPELQGVMGQKYAAASGETEAVATAIFEHYLPRGAGDKLPETITGQVVGLADRLDTLVSIFGLGMLPTGSADPFALRRAANAVVNITWTAELPLNLQELLEQIVADFVAAYPKTKSGELLPQLQEFFLQRIRTLLQDDRTIDYDLVNAVLGENDPEYTERALKDLLDVRNRAIFLQEIRNNGKLLEIYETVNRSTRLAAQGDLDKQQLEPTEVVRSNLFEKASEQAFYDAIVQLVPQTKASQEQRNYQQLVDALSEITPKVSTFFDGPESVLVMDENLEVRRNRLNLLGLLRNHARVLADFGPIVKS